The Blautia obeum ATCC 29174 region TTCCAGGTAAAATTCAGATGTTTCCACAAAATCGGTATCCACTCCAGAAGGATTCGTTTCCCTTCTTTAGGTGTCGGTGGACGCATCAATGATGCCGGTGTCTCTGCCAGCGCATGCACACAAGAAAAAATCGTTGCACCAACTGTACAGATCAATGCCGCCACGGAAGCAAGCAGTGCATATTTCAGTTCATAATGTATCTGAAGGGTATTCTCCACATTGTGATACATAATTCCATAAGACTTGATAATTACAAACGGAATGATCTTTTCACCGATCAGGATACCGGCAACACTGCCGCCTGCCGTTGCCAGGAACGCATAATTCAGATATTTGGAAGCAATACTGATTTTACTGTAGCCGAGAGCCTTCATTGTTCCAATCTGCGTTCTCTGCTCCTCGACCATTCTGGTCATGGTGGTAAGACTGATAAGGGCTGCTACCAGGAAGAAAATAACAGGAAATACCTCGCCGATATTTTTGATACGGTCTGCATTGTCTCCGTAATCAGAGTATTCCGGAAGTCCATTTCGGTCTGTGAGAATCCATTCCGGATATTTTAAGTCTGTAAGTTCTTTCTTTGCATCGTCAATCTTTTCCTGCCCGTCTTTTATTTTATCTTCTGCTTCTTTTTTACCGTCTTCATATTCTTTCCTGCCATCGGCAAGCTCTTTTCGGGCATCCTCAAGCTCCTTCTCTGCATCTTTTAGCTTCTGCTCGTTTTCCTGAATTTCTCTTTCACCGTCGGTCAGTTTCTGTTCATTTGCTGCTATCTCGGCCTCACCGGAATTCAGTTTTTGCTCATTTGCCTCGATTTCGGCCAGAGCAGAGTTCATTTTAGCCTTGTTTGCATCTATTTCTGCCTGACCATCCTGGAGCTTTTTCAAGCTGGCGTCCAGTTTCTTTTTACTGTCTTTTAGAGTTTTTTCATTTGCTGCAATCTCTTTCTCTGCAGGACCAAGCTTTGCCTCTTCTTCATTTAACTTCGCTTTTCCTTCGTCGATTGCTGTCTGATTTGCACTTAAGTTCTCCAAAGTCTGGGCAAGTTCTGTCTTTTTAGCCTGAAGAGTTTCGACTCCGGCATTTGCTGCTGAAAGATTTGCTTCAAGTTCTGTTTTCTGTGCTGCCGCCTGCTGACAGGCATTTAATGACTCCTGAGCCTGTGCAAGGCCGCCATTTACAGCTTCGAGTTCTGCCTGGGCCTGTGCAAGAGCCTGCTCATATCCGGCAAGCTCTTCTTCCGTCAGCTCTCCGTTTTCGACTTTCTGCGCTGCTTCGTCACGGGCGGCCTGTGCCGCTTCCACTGCACTCTGTTTTTCCTGAACAGCTGCCTCAAGCTGCGCCACTGCATTCTGCGCTGCCTCCAGACCTTCCACAGCTGCCTGCAGCTGACCGATTCCAGCCTCGAGCTGAGGAATCTGTTCCTGGAGTTGTGCAAGCTGTGTCTCAACGGTCTGCTGCCCCTCCTGTATCTGGGCAATCCCGGCATTCAGTTCCTGCTGTTTTTGTTCGAGTTCCGCTTTACCAGCGGCTATTTGTTTTTTGCCGTTTTCCAGCTCTTTTTTACCGGCATCAAACTTTTTCTTACCGGCATTGTATTTTTTCTTACCGTCGTTATACTGATTCCAGCCCTCATCCAGTTTCTTCTGAGCTGTAGCAATCTGAGCCTGACCATCGGCAACCTGCTGACGGGCTGATGCGATCTGAGATCTTCCGTCAGCTATCTTCTGTTTTGCATCGGCAAGCTGTTTTTTGCCATCTTCGAGTTCCTGCCGGGCATCGGCAAGCTGTTGTTTGCCATCTTCGTATTCTTTTTCGCCGTCAGTTAATTCCTGTTCTCCATCATCAAGCTTTTTCTTTGCATCAGCAAGTTCTTCATCCGCTTCCTTTTTGCCGTCCGCAAGCTCTTTTTCGGCATCCTCGATTTTTTCCTGTGCTTCACCGACTACCGAATCATAACGTGCCTGGCAGCGCTCTGCCTCAATGCCTTTTACTTTATCTTCCAGTTTGTCAGCCAGGTTATCATAGCCGTCGGTATAACTGGTGACCTTATCCACCTCATGTGCGCGCACGTAGATCTGTGTATACACATCTGAATCGAAATCATCCGCAACGACATACATGAATCCATTTACTTCACCGGATCCTACGGTCGTATTTCCTCTGTTAAAGGATATATAGAGAGGACTTTTGCCAAGGCCGACGACCGTATAGGTCTCTTCTTTTAATAATTCAGAGTCTCCGGGCTGTCGGATAACAACCTTGTCTCCGATCGAATATTTCTGGCCTGACGCAAACGCGGAATCCAGGAAGCACTCCCCGCTCTTTTGGGGAAGTCTTCCTTCTGTTATGCTCAGGTGATTAACTTCTTTATTCAGGGATTCCACATGGAGTACCTTCTGGGAATCTGTTTCTCCACAGATCACATCTGTAGAATATGCCCCTTCCACTGCATCAGTCTCCGGCAGTTCTTTAAGCGCCTGTATATCATCATCGGTCAGTCCCATGGTTCCGACCACTTTCAGATCCATAAGCTTTGACTCGTTATAATATGCATCACCGGAAAGCCGCATATCCGGAGAGGATGCCTGGATCCCCGAGAAAAAAGCCACACCCAGGGCCACGATACAGAAGATCGATATAAAACGCGCCCGGCTCTTTCTGACTTCCATCCAGAAATCCTTGTGCAATGCCCTTTTTCTTCTTTTTCCTACCATTCGATTTCCTCCACCGGCGTAGGATCAGTATTCAGTTCCATTGCCGAAACCGTACCATTTTTGATATGGATCACGCGGTCCGCCATTGGTGTCAATGCTGAGTTATGTGTAATAACGATAACTGTCATCCCTTTTTCCCTGCACATATCCTGCAAAAGCTTCAGGATTGCCTTTCCTGTCTGATAGTCAAGTGCCCCTGTCGGTTCATCACACAAAAGAAGCTTCGGATTCTTTGCAAGGGCTCTTGCGATCGAAACTCTCTGCTGTTCACCGCCGGAAAGCTGAGCCGGGAAGTTACCCATGCGGTCTTCGAGGCCAACTTCACAGAGAACTTTTTTGGCATCGAGCGGATTTTTGCAGATCTGCATCGCAAGTTCCACATTTTCCAGTGCAGTCAGATTCGGCACCAGATTATAGAACTGGAAGACAAAGCCGATATCATCGCGGCGGTAAGCGGTCAGCTGGCGGTTGTTATATTTCGCAATGTTGCTGCCATCCACAAAAACATTTCCTTTTGTCGCTGTGTCCATTCCACCAAGAATATTCAGAACCGTTGTTTTACCGGCTCCACTCGGTCCAACAACTACGACAAATTCACCTTTTGATATTTCAAAGCTGATATTATCCACTGCCCGGATCTCAACTTCACCCATTTTGTATATCTTAGAAACTTTATCTAATTTTACATATGAATTTTGAAGGTTTCCCATATTTTTCTCCTGTATATTGCAACCATATTCAATACCTGCTACTATCAGTATACCAAAAAAGCACCGTCCGCAACAGCTTCCAGACGATGCTTTTTGTATTTTTTTTGTGTTTCACATATCTTTTTCTTCTTTTCGTTTACTTGCAAGCAAACCTCCGATCCTGCCGGTTTCTTTTGCTGACAGGCTTTTCCATCCACTTTCCAGTACTTTATCCAGAATTCCCAGTTCCTGTGCAATTTCATATTTCAGTTTCTGCTCTTCCGGAAGTACTCCCTTCAGATAAGCTTCCACTTCCTTTTCTTTGTTCATGTCCACAACTCCTTTTATACTGCTTCGCACTGATTCACAGCAGTCTGCCTTCCAGCATTCCTGTTCTTTCAGAGTATGGACATCTTTTTCAGAAATTATACATTGTTTTCCGGATGTTCTTCATATCGAACTATCAAATCTGCACCGGCTCATCCCTTAGGAATAATAATGGCAGCAATGATATATGCCCAGATCCCTGCCCCGCCAAAGCAGGTCAGGATCACCCAGGCAAGACGTACCAATGTTGGATCAATGTTGAAATATTCTGCAATACCACCGCATACACCGCACAGCATATAATTTACAGATGATTTGTAAAGCCTTTTGTTATCCATGATCAATTCCTTCTTTCTTAAACTGAAAACATTTTACAGGTACCTTATAAACCGGCCGATATTCTGAACAGCCGTTTATTTTTCAAAATCTACCGTTATATTTCCCACACCACAGTCCAGATTCATATTTCCTTTGGCATTTGGGTTCGTGATATTCTTATTATGTCCGACACCGCTGTAAGAGCTGTCGCCAATATCCACATTTCCCGCCGAACAGGAAATCTGATAATTGTAGTCTGCTTCTTTTCCCAGAATACCAAGATCAACATTTCCAATACCACAGTCAACTTCCAGATTATTTATATCCAGCTCTGACAGTTCTACATTTCCTGTGCCAACTGCAATTGTTGTATCGCTGGCTGCACGGATCTTCCCTGTATTTGTAAACTCACCTGCCGCTACAGATACATCCAGATCATCCGTCCGGAATTCATCGCACATTGTAACTGTACCTGCTGCAACCTCTATAGAAGTCTCCTTAAATCGTACATTCTTCGGATAACTCACTGTGATCTCACGGTCCCGGGTCCTGCCGGTCGTCTCAAGAATCAGACTGTCATCCTCTGTACCGATCCTTATCTTATCTTTCTTCGAACCAGACACCTCTATGCGAAGCTTATCTCCATCATAGGACCGAAACTTAAGTTCGTCTCCACTCAGTGAAAGTTTCAGATCAGAAATTGGTGCTGTTTCAAAAATTTCTTTGTCATTATCTGTTTCAACCGGTTCAAGCTGTGTGATCTCATCCCAGTCCTGTTCCCAGTCATCTTTGTCATCAAGGCTGATATATTTTGCTGTCTGTTTAACAATACCATCGAATCCATATTTTGATAAGTTCAGTCCTGCGATCGTAGCCCCCATGGCAACTCCACCGATACTCATTCCAATTCCGACAACACCAACAACGGCAGCTGTAAGCAGCATTACTTTTGAAGATTTTTTCATGCCCGTTCACCTTCCTTTCTGCCTCTGTTCACAATACGGCAGCAAAAATCTGTAAAATTACGCAGAATTGCCGGAAGTGCACAGGTTGCTGCCCATTTCAGGAACACAAGACCAACAAGTGCCAATGCAAACAGGAGCAGACCAATTCCAACGAGAAGGACACCAAACGGAAGTGCTGTAAAACAGGTTCCAATTCCGGCTCCGATCACTGCTACTGCGGCAACAAACAGACCAACTACAGCAGCACCGATTCCGAATACGACCAGAAACGGAAGCAATGCCAGTGCTACAATAAACCCAAGTACTCCTCCGACTGCTCCTTTGATCAGAGGTGAAATAAATACCAGAAGGATCAATACCAGAATCACACTGGCCTTTCCGCCTTTGCGTTCAGCATGATAACCTCGGTCCACACGGTTCTGTGGCATCTGACGTTCATTATCTGCACGCTCATCCTGAAATCCATTTTCGGTAAATTCTCCGTAGTTTTGCGAGCTGCTCTTTAAATCTTCTTTAATAATAGCCGCTACCTTTCCCGGACTTCCAAGCTCCCGGATCACTTCTGCCTCCTGATCTTCTCCGGCATCATCAAAGTAACTCTCATAATACTCAAGAGCCTCTTGTCTTTCCTCCTCAGAGATATCAGAAAGCAGTTTCTTTAACTGTTCCATAAACTGCACTCTGTTCATAACTCTATGCCTCCCTCAAACAGCTTCGAAATCTTTGTTGAATAATTCCTCCATTCAACTCTGTACAGATTCAGCTGTGCCATGCCTTTTTCTGTAATCTTATAATATCTGCGGTTTCTGCCTGCAAAAGCCTGATCGTATGTCTCCAGACATTCATCCTTCTGCAGTCTCCGCAGCACCGGATACAGCGTTGATTCGGATACCTCCAGCACACTCCGTACATCCTGGGTGATCTTGTAGCCGTAGGTTCCATCTTTCTCATTCGATACTACAGCCAGAACGATCGCGTCCAGAAGTGCCGCACCTGTGTTAAATACCATGCTATCACTTCCTTCATATTTTTTCTGCAATATTATCTAGCGATATAATATTATTTCGTTAGTAATACTATATGATATATAATATAGTTTTGTCAATAGTATTTTCTATTTTCTTTAACTAATTTATAATTTTATTGTTATATCTGCTATTTGCAGACTCTTCTACAATAATAACTTATTACAGATACTAAGGAGATTTTCATGTCTGAACATACAATTACCGAACTCCTCTCTCCTGCATTTCTGTCTCGCATGCAGAATATGCTGGGTGATGAATATGAAAGCTTTTTAAAAAGTTATGAAGCACCGCGTACTTACGGGCTTCGTGTAAATACCGCAAAAATCAGCTGTGACGAATTCGAACGGATCGTCCCGTTCCCGGTCACTCCGATTCCGTGGATCTCCAATGGATATTTTTATCCGGAAGATGTCCGTCCATCTTTCTGTCCACTCTATCAGGCCGGACTTTTCTATCTGCAGGAACCAAGTGCCATGACACCGGCATCCTGTCTTCCAGTCACTCCAGGTGAAAACGTTCTGGACCTTTGTGCTGCACCTGGCGGCAAAGCTACTGCCCTTGGTGCAATGCTGAATGGAAGCGGACTCCTGGTCGCCAACGACATCAGTGCTTCCAGAGCCAGGGCACTCCTTCGCAACATTGAATTATTCGGTATCACCAATGCATTTGTTACAAATGAAACTCCGGCACATCTCGGCAAACATTTTCCTGAATTTTTCCATAAGATTCTGCTTGATGCACCTTGCTCCGGAGAAGGCATGTTTCGCAAAGAAGAAGCGCTTGCACGTGACTGGACTCCTGAAAAGTCTCATGAACTTTCCAGTCTGCAAAAAGAATTGATTCTGCAGGCAGCCGATATGCTTCGTCCAGGCGGACTGCTTCTGTACTCCACATGTACCTTTGCGCCGGAAGAAGACGAAGAAGTTGTTTCTCATCTTCTTGAAAACCGACCGGATATGGAACTCCTTGAGCTTCCGGAATATGAAGGATTCACTTCAGGTGTCCCGGAATGGGGAAACGGAGATCCGTCACTTATACGCAGCGTACATCTCTTTCCCCATAAGATGCAGGGAGAGGGACACTTTCTTGCACTGTTTCGTAAAGAGGGCAGAACTGATCTGATCGGTACAATGTCTTCTGCAAAACCAAATGCCGAAACCCGCAAATGGCTGGAACTTTTCCTGAAGGAGATCGGACTGAAAACACTTGGTGGGCAGCCCTTTGACTGGAATCGCGTTGAAACACGAAAAGACAAAGTCTACTATCTGCCACCGATAGGCGGTGATTTCCGTGGACTTACATTCCTTCGAAATGGGCTGTATCTCGGGGACCTTAAGAAAAACCGTTTCGAACCTTCCCAGCCATTTGCACTTTCCCTTCGAAAAGGTGATGCAGAAGCCGTAATCTCACTTCCGGTCTCCGATCAGCGTCTGACACGCTATCTCAAGGGTGAGACTCTCAATATTGAACCGGAAGAGGCTGCTCACGCAAAAGGATGGCATCTGCTCTGCGTTGAAGGTTATCCAATCGGATTCGGTAAACTCGTCGGCCAGACTCTCAAAAACAAATATCCCGCAGGATGGAGAGTGTAACCTCTCTGTCCTACGGGATATTTTCATGATAACGGTATCATCTTTCTCAGTGTAAATGAATAAATATATGTTTCCTTTACTTTTTTCTGCAGCATTCGTTCCAATGCCGCTGCGTAATCCTCCAACTGTATATGATACAGATCGATCAGATCCTGTTCTCCCCCCGGTGATACCTTATCAGTCTTATAATCCACCAGTACGATCTCATCGTCCTCAATAAAATAGGCATCTATGATTCCCTGCACCAGTACTGTCTCTTCACCGTTCCAGGCTGCCTCGATCTGATTCATCTTCTGTGCAATAACAAATGGCTGTTCGCGATAAAGTGCGTTTTGTTCTGCTGCTGTTTTCATACGCTGTCCAAGTTTTGAATCCACAAACGCAAGAATATCTGCAATTCGGATACATTGTGCTTCCTCCGGTGACATTTTCCTGCTGTCTGTGAGCATCCGAATCTGTTTCTGGATCTGATGTACATCTTCTGCATGTGTATAATCCAGGCATTCCATCAGACGGTGATAGGCCGTTCCTCTTGCAGCTCCACGATATTCTTCTTTTTCCCCTGAAACAAATGTCGGAATGATCTCCTGAATATCCGGTTCATAAAACAGGGATTCTTCTTTTTCTTCCTCCCCCCGCCAGCTGCGTTTCTTAAGTTCCGATACACTGACTTTCACCGGCAGATCTTTAAGATATTCAAATGGATAGCGAAAAGCAAATCTTTCTGTCAGAATCTCATGGATCTCCTCATCATAAATTTTTCTGCTGTCCCATTCTTTGAGAAGTTTTTCCTGCATCTGGCTGTCCGTCTGTCCAAGAATCTCACCCTGTACCAGCTCCGCTGCCGTAATTTTCTGCACTTTGAATTCCGCATGTTCCATCTCACAGACCTGGATCTGCCGGTCTGCAATCCCATATTCCCTGAAAAGTGGCAGCATAGCTTCATGGCGAGCCAGAGCCGGAAGGATAAATGACCAGTAGTTTCTTGCTTCTCCCCTTGTTCCAATTGGAAGCAATGTCTCTCTGCGTCCCATCTGCCAGGAAACCGCCTGCAGCACATCCGCAAGCTTTGCAATTGTCCCTGTAATGATCAGTTTTTCCTTTGCCCTGGTCAGCGCCACATAAAGAACTCTCAATTCTTCCCCAAGGCTTTCCCTTTTGAGCTGTCTCCGTATGATCTGTTTGTGTACTGTTGACAGAATCAGACGTTTTTCCGGAAGGATGACATCCACTCCGAAGCCCATATCAGGATGAATCAGAAAACGACTGTTGATATCCTGAAAATTGAACTGTTTTCCCATTCCTGCTGCAAACACGATTGGAAATTCCAGTCCTTTACTTTTGTGTATTGTCATGATCTGCACTGCACCGTTTCCGGCATCAGCCAGATTTACTTCTCCAAAATCCACTTCATATTTCTGCAGTTTTTCTATATAACGAACGAAGTTAAACAGTCCACGATAGCTTGTTTTTTCGTATTCCATTGCTTTTTCCACAAGCATATGAAGGTTCGCACCTCTCTGTGCACCACCCGGAATTACTCTTACATAATCCCCATATCCTGTTTTTCTGAGAATATACTGGATCAACTCATGAACCGGTGTGTACACCGCAAGGTCACGCATTTCTTCCAGCAGCTCTATAAAATGACTGATCTTCTCTCTTAATACAAGTTCTTCTTCATCCCTGTCATCTGTCTTTCTTTCTCTGAATGCAAGCAGACTTTCATACAACATACCATCCGGACATTTGCTTCGGATTATCGCAAGTTCCTGTGTATTGCAACCTCCGATTGCAGAATGCAGTACACCTGTCAGCGGAATATCCTGCATTGGATTATCGCATATGCGGAGATAATTCAGAAGCGTCACCACTTCCTGTGCTGCAAAATATCCTGTTCGAGATGCTGTATAGACCGGGATTCCCTTTGATGCAAGTACCTGGCTGAATGGCTCCGCCCATCCCGCAGAAGTTCGCAGAAGGATGACAATATCACCATATCCTGCCTTACGATAAGTTCCGCTATCCTTATCCAGCACCTCTTCGATACCGACAAGCTTCTGGATCCGCTGTGCGATCGCAAGTGCCTCCAGTTCCTGTACTGTCTGATTTCCCTGCTCCTCCAGTTCCTCACCGTCCTTTTCGATCAGGAGTACTTCTGTCTCCGGCTCTTTACCATCTGCTCTCTCTGGAAATGACGCACCTGTATAAAGTGCATTTTCATCCTCATAAGTGATCCCGCCAAGATCCTCACCCATGATCTGGCGAAACAGATAGTTGACAGATGATAATACCGTTCCACGG contains the following coding sequences:
- a CDS encoding FtsX-like permease family protein — translated: MVGKRRKRALHKDFWMEVRKSRARFISIFCIVALGVAFFSGIQASSPDMRLSGDAYYNESKLMDLKVVGTMGLTDDDIQALKELPETDAVEGAYSTDVICGETDSQKVLHVESLNKEVNHLSITEGRLPQKSGECFLDSAFASGQKYSIGDKVVIRQPGDSELLKEETYTVVGLGKSPLYISFNRGNTTVGSGEVNGFMYVVADDFDSDVYTQIYVRAHEVDKVTSYTDGYDNLADKLEDKVKGIEAERCQARYDSVVGEAQEKIEDAEKELADGKKEADEELADAKKKLDDGEQELTDGEKEYEDGKQQLADARQELEDGKKQLADAKQKIADGRSQIASARQQVADGQAQIATAQKKLDEGWNQYNDGKKKYNAGKKKFDAGKKELENGKKQIAAGKAELEQKQQELNAGIAQIQEGQQTVETQLAQLQEQIPQLEAGIGQLQAAVEGLEAAQNAVAQLEAAVQEKQSAVEAAQAARDEAAQKVENGELTEEELAGYEQALAQAQAELEAVNGGLAQAQESLNACQQAAAQKTELEANLSAANAGVETLQAKKTELAQTLENLSANQTAIDEGKAKLNEEEAKLGPAEKEIAANEKTLKDSKKKLDASLKKLQDGQAEIDANKAKMNSALAEIEANEQKLNSGEAEIAANEQKLTDGEREIQENEQKLKDAEKELEDARKELADGRKEYEDGKKEAEDKIKDGQEKIDDAKKELTDLKYPEWILTDRNGLPEYSDYGDNADRIKNIGEVFPVIFFLVAALISLTTMTRMVEEQRTQIGTMKALGYSKISIASKYLNYAFLATAGGSVAGILIGEKIIPFVIIKSYGIMYHNVENTLQIHYELKYALLASVAALICTVGATIFSCVHALAETPASLMRPPTPKEGKRILLEWIPILWKHLNFTWKSSLRNLFRYKKRLFMTIFGIAGSMALMLVGFGIRDSVSDIVHLQYTNLQHYDATIISDDDATDTEREALIESLDKNESLDHYTKIRLSKLTAPNGKSNLSVYVFVPENLENFKKDVTLRNRVTKKEYELPEDGAAVCEKTASLLGLKPGDELTLEKDDKEYHVKISVITENYAGHYVYMTPQIYKETFGEEPVYEDIVFSVKEEYKDRVEKVGQKIMDLPAVLSISYTESTIEMVDRMLSTLGVVILVLIVSAGMLAFVVLYNLNNINITERQRELATLKVLGFFDIEVSQYVLRENIILTIAGILFGSGFGILLHRFIIVTVEVDAVMFGRNIAPLSFLYCAVITCIFSAVVNIFMHKKLKKIDMVESLKSVE
- a CDS encoding ABC transporter ATP-binding protein gives rise to the protein MGNLQNSYVKLDKVSKIYKMGEVEIRAVDNISFEISKGEFVVVVGPSGAGKTTVLNILGGMDTATKGNVFVDGSNIAKYNNRQLTAYRRDDIGFVFQFYNLVPNLTALENVELAMQICKNPLDAKKVLCEVGLEDRMGNFPAQLSGGEQQRVSIARALAKNPKLLLCDEPTGALDYQTGKAILKLLQDMCREKGMTVIVITHNSALTPMADRVIHIKNGTVSAMELNTDPTPVEEIEW
- a CDS encoding small, acid-soluble spore protein, alpha/beta type; the protein is MNKEKEVEAYLKGVLPEEQKLKYEIAQELGILDKVLESGWKSLSAKETGRIGGLLASKRKEEKDM
- a CDS encoding PspC domain-containing protein gives rise to the protein MDNKRLYKSSVNYMLCGVCGGIAEYFNIDPTLVRLAWVILTCFGGAGIWAYIIAAIIIPKG
- a CDS encoding DUF4097 family beta strand repeat-containing protein, producing the protein MKKSSKVMLLTAAVVGVVGIGMSIGGVAMGATIAGLNLSKYGFDGIVKQTAKYISLDDKDDWEQDWDEITQLEPVETDNDKEIFETAPISDLKLSLSGDELKFRSYDGDKLRIEVSGSKKDKIRIGTEDDSLILETTGRTRDREITVSYPKNVRFKETSIEVAAGTVTMCDEFRTDDLDVSVAAGEFTNTGKIRAASDTTIAVGTGNVELSELDINNLEVDCGIGNVDLGILGKEADYNYQISCSAGNVDIGDSSYSGVGHNKNITNPNAKGNMNLDCGVGNITVDFEK
- a CDS encoding DUF1700 domain-containing protein, whose product is MNRVQFMEQLKKLLSDISEEERQEALEYYESYFDDAGEDQEAEVIRELGSPGKVAAIIKEDLKSSSQNYGEFTENGFQDERADNERQMPQNRVDRGYHAERKGGKASVILVLILLVFISPLIKGAVGGVLGFIVALALLPFLVVFGIGAAVVGLFVAAVAVIGAGIGTCFTALPFGVLLVGIGLLLFALALVGLVFLKWAATCALPAILRNFTDFCCRIVNRGRKEGERA
- a CDS encoding PadR family transcriptional regulator, encoding MVFNTGAALLDAIVLAVVSNEKDGTYGYKITQDVRSVLEVSESTLYPVLRRLQKDECLETYDQAFAGRNRRYYKITEKGMAQLNLYRVEWRNYSTKISKLFEGGIEL
- a CDS encoding RsmF rRNA methyltransferase first C-terminal domain-containing protein, with translation MSEHTITELLSPAFLSRMQNMLGDEYESFLKSYEAPRTYGLRVNTAKISCDEFERIVPFPVTPIPWISNGYFYPEDVRPSFCPLYQAGLFYLQEPSAMTPASCLPVTPGENVLDLCAAPGGKATALGAMLNGSGLLVANDISASRARALLRNIELFGITNAFVTNETPAHLGKHFPEFFHKILLDAPCSGEGMFRKEEALARDWTPEKSHELSSLQKELILQAADMLRPGGLLLYSTCTFAPEEDEEVVSHLLENRPDMELLELPEYEGFTSGVPEWGNGDPSLIRSVHLFPHKMQGEGHFLALFRKEGRTDLIGTMSSAKPNAETRKWLELFLKEIGLKTLGGQPFDWNRVETRKDKVYYLPPIGGDFRGLTFLRNGLYLGDLKKNRFEPSQPFALSLRKGDAEAVISLPVSDQRLTRYLKGETLNIEPEEAAHAKGWHLLCVEGYPIGFGKLVGQTLKNKYPAGWRV
- the addA gene encoding helicase-exonuclease AddAB subunit AddA → MGVTWTEEQQKVISLRDRNILVSAAAGSGKTAVLVQRILSKIMDTERPVDIDRLLIMTFTRAAAGEMKERISAAIDQILYDNPDNEHLQRQASLIHNAQITTIDGFCAYIIRNYFHMIDLDPGYRTAEEGELKLLREDVMKEVLEAAYARKGEKFLSLVECYATGKTDDEIRDMIYKLYDASMSHPFPEEWIEECLEVYQVDSLEDLHDTPWMKLIWDAADESIVQVRELLSRAAAICREESGPYFYEAALDDDILLLRAAETAVKERDYNGFSELLKNHKYARLSTKKDLSVDEEKKIQVKDLRDSAKGLWNELTEKYFNQTEEMILEYLQYCRRPMEGLAEVTLQYKDAFADRKREQNILDFTDMEHFALDILMHKEGDTITPSAAAWELSARYDEVMVDEYQDSNLVQEMITNLVAGWADKRKNIFMVGDVKQSIYRFRLARPELFMEKYHSYSLEDSEEQRIDLHKNFRSRGTVLSSVNYLFRQIMGEDLGGITYEDENALYTGASFPERADGKEPETEVLLIEKDGEELEEQGNQTVQELEALAIAQRIQKLVGIEEVLDKDSGTYRKAGYGDIVILLRTSAGWAEPFSQVLASKGIPVYTASRTGYFAAQEVVTLLNYLRICDNPMQDIPLTGVLHSAIGGCNTQELAIIRSKCPDGMLYESLLAFRERKTDDRDEEELVLREKISHFIELLEEMRDLAVYTPVHELIQYILRKTGYGDYVRVIPGGAQRGANLHMLVEKAMEYEKTSYRGLFNFVRYIEKLQKYEVDFGEVNLADAGNGAVQIMTIHKSKGLEFPIVFAAGMGKQFNFQDINSRFLIHPDMGFGVDVILPEKRLILSTVHKQIIRRQLKRESLGEELRVLYVALTRAKEKLIITGTIAKLADVLQAVSWQMGRRETLLPIGTRGEARNYWSFILPALARHEAMLPLFREYGIADRQIQVCEMEHAEFKVQKITAAELVQGEILGQTDSQMQEKLLKEWDSRKIYDEEIHEILTERFAFRYPFEYLKDLPVKVSVSELKKRSWRGEEEKEESLFYEPDIQEIIPTFVSGEKEEYRGAARGTAYHRLMECLDYTHAEDVHQIQKQIRMLTDSRKMSPEEAQCIRIADILAFVDSKLGQRMKTAAEQNALYREQPFVIAQKMNQIEAAWNGEETVLVQGIIDAYFIEDDEIVLVDYKTDKVSPGGEQDLIDLYHIQLEDYAAALERMLQKKVKETYIYSFTLRKMIPLS